The Mesobacillus jeotgali genome window below encodes:
- a CDS encoding Gfo/Idh/MocA family oxidoreductase, producing the protein MIKVGVIGLGAIGQRLIKGFQEHPEIEIAAVCDAMEDRAKETAAELGGIPAFTEHQEMLEKTQLDLVYVAVPPKFHHAVASDVLAKGIHILCEKPLANSVEEAESLLKQAQDAGVVHAMNFPLNYSAGSKTFAKLIQENYVGNLRRVQLKMHFPQWPRPWQQNAWVASKEQGGYVLEVGVHFIQQLQKIFGPVEVKDVQIQFPADPHASENAILAILNLADGTPVLIDGMSQIAGKEEIAFTAYGEDGTLSLLNWGELIGGKLGEEILPLDADHSLTDSLVDNLVKAIKGEEATIIDFAAGYESQIVLEQLRKG; encoded by the coding sequence ATGATAAAAGTAGGAGTGATTGGCCTTGGGGCGATTGGCCAGCGTTTAATTAAAGGTTTTCAAGAGCACCCGGAGATTGAGATTGCGGCTGTATGTGACGCGATGGAGGATAGAGCGAAGGAAACGGCAGCCGAGCTTGGCGGGATTCCAGCGTTCACGGAGCATCAGGAAATGCTTGAGAAAACGCAATTGGATCTTGTTTATGTCGCTGTTCCCCCTAAGTTCCATCATGCTGTTGCATCTGATGTACTTGCGAAAGGAATACATATTCTTTGTGAGAAGCCGCTGGCTAACTCGGTTGAGGAGGCAGAAAGTCTATTAAAACAGGCACAGGATGCAGGTGTCGTCCATGCGATGAATTTCCCGCTGAACTATAGCGCCGGGAGCAAGACGTTCGCAAAATTAATTCAGGAAAACTATGTTGGCAACCTGAGAAGGGTTCAATTGAAAATGCACTTCCCGCAATGGCCGCGTCCATGGCAGCAGAATGCATGGGTTGCGAGCAAGGAGCAGGGTGGCTATGTCCTGGAGGTTGGCGTCCATTTCATCCAGCAGCTGCAAAAGATTTTCGGCCCAGTAGAGGTGAAGGATGTCCAGATTCAATTCCCTGCTGACCCGCACGCGAGTGAAAATGCGATTCTTGCAATCTTAAATCTAGCAGATGGGACTCCGGTTCTGATTGATGGCATGAGCCAAATTGCCGGCAAGGAGGAAATTGCGTTCACTGCCTACGGTGAAGATGGCACACTGTCACTTTTAAATTGGGGCGAGCTAATCGGCGGCAAGCTTGGCGAGGAAATCCTGCCATTGGATGCTGATCACTCCCTGACAGATTCGTTGGTTGATAACCTTGTAAAAGCAATCAAAGGCGAAGAAGCGACAATCATTGATTTTGCCGCCGGCTATGAGTCACAGATTGTATTGGAACAACTCCGGAAAGGTTGA
- the thiW gene encoding energy coupling factor transporter S component ThiW encodes MRQTQKLTLTAMMMAIGTLTSHMLFIPLGIVKVFPVQHFINVLSAVLLGPYYAVAQAFGISLLRNMMGTGSVFAFPGSMIGALLAAYLYKKTRKMEFAFAGEVVGTGIIGGIASYPIATLFLGKEAALFGMVPAFLASSLAGAAIGFVLLKIFMKNAAVRLEMTNRM; translated from the coding sequence ATGAGACAGACACAAAAGCTTACCCTCACCGCCATGATGATGGCGATTGGTACATTGACCAGCCATATGTTATTCATCCCGCTCGGAATCGTCAAGGTGTTCCCGGTGCAGCATTTTATCAATGTTTTGTCAGCCGTGCTGCTTGGACCCTATTACGCCGTTGCCCAGGCATTTGGCATCTCTTTACTGAGGAATATGATGGGGACCGGCTCAGTTTTCGCTTTTCCTGGCAGTATGATCGGCGCTCTTCTGGCTGCTTATTTGTATAAAAAGACGAGGAAAATGGAGTTTGCCTTTGCGGGGGAGGTAGTGGGCACCGGAATCATTGGAGGGATTGCCAGCTATCCGATTGCTACATTGTTCCTTGGTAAAGAAGCAGCATTGTTTGGGATGGTACCGGCATTTTTGGCCAGCTCGCTTGCTGGTGCGGCAATTGGCTTCGTGCTTCTGAAGATTTTCATGAAGAATGCAGCTGTTCGATTAGAGATGACCAACAGGATGTAG
- a CDS encoding NUDIX domain-containing protein yields the protein MGMSNYYQDLRSKVGSDLIFMPSVAGIIRNEAGEILFQNKGNGEKWSLPAGAIELGEAPAEAVVREVWEETGLQVLPEKLLGVFGGEEFRYEYPNGHKVEYVVFVFECRPIGGEHNPIDSETAALRYFKPESKPELALPYPESIFMKNDSEKTEFQWDEEWMRSLQGR from the coding sequence ATGGGAATGTCAAATTACTATCAGGATCTTCGGAGCAAAGTGGGAAGTGACCTTATTTTTATGCCGAGTGTGGCAGGAATCATCAGGAATGAAGCGGGAGAAATCTTATTCCAGAACAAAGGGAATGGAGAAAAGTGGAGCTTGCCGGCAGGAGCGATCGAACTAGGAGAAGCACCGGCTGAAGCCGTAGTCCGCGAAGTCTGGGAAGAAACAGGGCTTCAGGTTTTACCGGAGAAATTACTCGGTGTTTTTGGCGGGGAAGAGTTCCGTTATGAATACCCGAACGGCCACAAGGTTGAGTATGTGGTGTTTGTATTCGAGTGCAGACCCATCGGGGGAGAGCACAATCCAATTGACAGCGAGACTGCCGCATTACGATACTTCAAACCTGAAAGCAAGCCAGAATTAGCATTGCCTTATCCCGAGAGCATTTTTATGAAAAACGATAGTGAAAAGACTGAGTTTCAGTGGGATGAAGAATGGATGAGAAGCCTTCAGGGGAGATGA
- the thiE gene encoding thiamine phosphate synthase, protein MARISPEQMRSLLKLYFIAGSTNCLVEPVKVLEDAIRGGITLFQYREKGEGCLDDLEKLELGKRLQDVCRESGIPFIVNDDLELALELDADGIHIGQEDEEAAQVREKIGDKILGVSVHNLEEAEKAKLAGADYFGVGPIFPTATKKDTRPVQGTALLEQLKDFGVPIVGIGGINADNAAAVIEAGGDGVSVITAISQAEDIKEAAARLKDTLNGGEK, encoded by the coding sequence ATGGCGAGAATCAGTCCTGAACAAATGAGAAGTTTGCTTAAGCTTTATTTTATTGCTGGCAGCACGAACTGTTTGGTGGAACCAGTCAAAGTGCTTGAAGACGCGATTCGCGGAGGAATAACGCTTTTTCAGTATCGAGAAAAAGGCGAAGGGTGTCTAGATGATCTCGAGAAGCTAGAACTGGGCAAGAGGCTGCAAGATGTTTGCAGGGAAAGCGGCATTCCCTTCATTGTGAATGATGATCTTGAACTTGCCCTGGAGCTTGATGCAGATGGTATTCATATTGGCCAAGAGGATGAGGAGGCCGCACAGGTCCGCGAAAAAATTGGCGATAAGATACTTGGAGTTTCTGTACACAATCTGGAGGAAGCTGAAAAAGCTAAGCTCGCAGGTGCAGATTATTTTGGGGTTGGGCCGATTTTTCCGACGGCAACAAAGAAGGATACAAGGCCAGTCCAGGGAACAGCATTGCTGGAGCAGCTAAAAGACTTTGGCGTCCCGATTGTCGGAATTGGCGGTATCAATGCGGATAATGCAGCAGCAGTAATAGAAGCTGGAGGTGATGGTGTTTCTGTGATTACAGCGATCAGCCAAGCGGAAGACATCAAGGAAGCTGCAGCAAGATTAAAAGATACATTAAACGGAGGTGAAAAATGA
- a CDS encoding exonuclease domain-containing protein: MNKENKLGLVVDVETTGLGPDSDEIIELALKLFSFHEETGEIIDIVDEDSYLREPLSTTAQRNYDRAYRIHGIHYDMVRGKTFYDEKIMEFFTRTDAIFAHNASFDRSFLFRMYPEVNEMKWYCTMKNVQWKNHGFPNSKLLTLLQAHNISKFQTHRAMDDITYLTELLKQQNPNGDYYLKEVLDYGPMRKYQPAQKQRRRMFY, encoded by the coding sequence TTGAACAAAGAGAACAAGCTTGGATTGGTAGTGGACGTCGAGACAACAGGACTGGGACCGGATTCGGATGAAATCATAGAATTAGCGCTGAAGCTGTTTTCTTTCCATGAAGAAACAGGGGAAATTATTGATATAGTAGATGAAGATTCATATTTGAGGGAGCCGCTGTCGACAACGGCACAAAGAAACTATGACAGGGCTTACCGAATCCATGGAATCCATTATGACATGGTGCGCGGCAAAACATTTTACGATGAGAAAATCATGGAATTCTTCACTCGTACTGATGCGATTTTTGCTCATAATGCTTCCTTTGACAGAAGCTTTTTATTCAGGATGTATCCGGAAGTCAATGAGATGAAATGGTATTGCACGATGAAGAATGTACAATGGAAGAACCATGGTTTCCCGAACAGCAAGCTGCTCACCTTATTGCAGGCACATAATATCTCGAAGTTCCAGACCCACAGAGCGATGGATGATATTACATATTTGACGGAACTCTTGAAGCAGCAAAATCCGAACGGCGATTATTATTTAAAAGAAGTGCTGGACTATGGCCCGATGCGCAAATACCAGCCTGCCCAAAAACAGAGAAGAAGGATGTTCTACTAG
- a CDS encoding DUF1836 domain-containing protein produces the protein MDNLEQLLTELNLENNIALEDIPEIDLYMDQVIQLFEKNFGSSTRNEDEKVLTKTMINNYAKGKLFFPIKNKKYSKEHLILISLIYQLKGGLSIQDIKQTLEGINEKTVSGEIQLGQFYQSFLNLHGKNIEIFNEDVLKTEQEVKREVERLEVDEPEELETVLLIASLINISNFYRKTAEKLVDRIAAEKKIKD, from the coding sequence GTGGATAATTTAGAACAGTTGCTAACTGAACTCAATCTTGAAAATAATATCGCACTGGAAGACATTCCGGAGATTGACTTGTATATGGATCAGGTCATCCAGCTATTCGAAAAGAACTTCGGCAGTTCCACGAGGAATGAGGATGAGAAGGTCCTCACGAAAACAATGATCAATAATTACGCTAAGGGGAAGCTGTTTTTCCCAATCAAGAATAAGAAGTATTCGAAGGAACACTTGATCCTGATCAGCCTGATTTATCAGCTGAAGGGCGGTTTATCCATTCAGGACATCAAGCAGACACTCGAAGGAATCAATGAGAAGACTGTGTCAGGAGAAATTCAGCTTGGCCAATTTTATCAAAGTTTCTTGAATCTACATGGGAAAAACATAGAGATTTTTAATGAGGATGTCCTCAAGACCGAGCAAGAAGTGAAACGAGAAGTGGAGAGGCTTGAGGTAGATGAACCAGAGGAGCTTGAAACGGTCCTTCTGATTGCATCCCTCATTAATATAAGTAATTTTTACAGAAAGACAGCGGAAAAGCTAGTTGACAGAATTGCAGCTGAAAAAAAGATAAAGGACTGA
- a CDS encoding hemolysin III family protein: MNSYIREPINGLTHLAGALLSFAGLLALVIKASITTGSALAITSVTIFGISMILLYTASATYHMVISKDSVIAFLRKIDHSMIFVLIAGTYTPFCLISLNGVTGWTLFGIITFAAVCGILFKMIWFKSPRWLSTSIYIVMGWMVIFVVSPLSSVLSTGGISLLVIGGIMYTIGGVIYALKPDFLRSKHLGFHEIFHIFIMLGSTAHFLSVYVYVL, translated from the coding sequence ATGAACAGCTACATCCGCGAACCAATCAATGGCCTCACCCATCTTGCTGGTGCCTTACTATCCTTTGCGGGACTGCTTGCACTCGTTATCAAAGCTTCAATTACTACAGGTTCAGCACTCGCAATTACTTCCGTCACGATTTTTGGCATCAGCATGATCCTGCTTTATACGGCATCCGCTACCTACCATATGGTCATCAGCAAAGATAGCGTCATCGCCTTCCTTAGAAAAATTGACCATTCAATGATTTTCGTCCTGATAGCCGGAACCTATACTCCGTTTTGCCTGATCAGTCTCAACGGAGTGACAGGCTGGACACTGTTCGGCATCATCACATTCGCTGCAGTGTGCGGAATCCTTTTTAAGATGATTTGGTTCAAGAGCCCAAGATGGCTGTCGACCTCTATTTATATTGTCATGGGCTGGATGGTCATTTTCGTCGTGTCCCCACTCTCCTCTGTGCTGAGCACGGGAGGAATTTCCTTGCTGGTCATCGGGGGAATCATGTACACGATCGGCGGTGTCATTTATGCTTTGAAGCCCGATTTCCTTCGATCCAAGCACCTGGGATTCCATGAAATCTTCCACATTTTCATCATGCTCGGAAGCACCGCCCATTTCCTTAGCGTATACGTATATGTCCTATAA
- a CDS encoding PAS domain S-box protein, producing MKKKQYVLIFFILSIAWIFGTNYLLNLYAPSEFVAIIEHTKEILYVLLAGWFFYFFISKMEELSASRKEEERLSTLINSMVDFVNFKDGEGRWIQANDFGLKLFDIENVDYRGKKDSELAEYSNYFSDALRYCEISDEEAWKAGGIIRVEEVLPQPDGTNKTFDTIKVPLFNDDGSRQGLVIIGRDITERKNVETLLEESRQQYRSLFEYSLDIVSMLDLNGTITNLNPQFEKITGFSKEEFIGKNLADLLPDSQRQMILDKVASVVENHCPQMFELELLHKNGKPLIFQSTSLPIIVNDKIAGIICNSRDITELRQTEERLRRTDKLSVVGELSASVAHEIRNPLTSLKGLVQLLQMEDEKHQLYYQIMIDELNRINHIVSELLLLAKPQQIKYTEADIQVILHDVISLLKSEASLHNIQIEFQVQSHPVMIECEPNQLKQLFINIVKNAIEASSAGDVVGITLQSHDNKVTVMVKDEGVGISKELLERIGEPFYSSKEKGTGLGMTVSFKIVQSHNGTIKFKSEPDIGTEVVVQLPIKHGDKVNGLQGKKNGSSLVSQSKSGQ from the coding sequence ATGAAGAAAAAGCAATATGTCCTGATCTTTTTCATACTGAGCATTGCCTGGATTTTCGGTACAAACTATTTGCTGAATTTATACGCTCCTTCTGAATTTGTTGCCATTATCGAACATACGAAAGAAATCCTTTATGTATTGCTGGCAGGTTGGTTTTTCTATTTTTTCATCTCGAAGATGGAGGAATTGAGTGCCTCCAGAAAAGAGGAAGAGCGCCTATCCACATTGATCAATTCAATGGTCGATTTCGTCAACTTCAAGGATGGAGAAGGCCGCTGGATTCAGGCAAATGATTTTGGTCTGAAATTGTTTGATATTGAAAACGTTGACTATAGAGGAAAGAAAGACTCGGAGCTTGCGGAGTACAGCAATTATTTCAGTGATGCATTGAGATATTGTGAGATCTCCGATGAAGAAGCATGGAAAGCAGGCGGGATCATCCGTGTCGAGGAAGTGCTGCCGCAGCCTGATGGAACGAACAAGACGTTCGATACGATAAAAGTCCCTCTTTTCAATGATGATGGAAGCCGACAAGGTCTTGTCATCATCGGCCGGGATATTACCGAACGAAAAAATGTTGAAACCCTTCTCGAAGAGAGCAGGCAACAATACCGGTCATTGTTCGAGTACAGTCTTGATATTGTTTCAATGCTTGACTTGAATGGGACGATTACCAACCTGAATCCACAGTTCGAAAAAATCACAGGGTTCAGCAAGGAAGAATTTATCGGGAAAAACCTGGCAGACTTACTTCCTGATTCCCAAAGACAGATGATCTTAGATAAGGTTGCCAGTGTGGTCGAAAATCATTGTCCACAAATGTTTGAGCTCGAATTACTGCATAAGAACGGTAAGCCATTGATTTTCCAAAGCACGTCCCTGCCGATCATCGTGAATGATAAAATCGCCGGGATCATTTGCAATTCACGGGACATAACGGAACTTCGCCAAACAGAGGAACGTTTGCGAAGAACGGACAAGCTTTCAGTAGTGGGTGAACTTTCCGCGAGCGTGGCACATGAAATCCGTAACCCGCTCACTTCCCTGAAGGGCCTTGTCCAGCTGCTGCAGATGGAAGATGAAAAGCACCAGTTGTACTATCAGATCATGATCGACGAACTGAACAGGATCAACCATATCGTGAGCGAATTGCTGTTGTTGGCCAAGCCCCAGCAAATCAAATATACGGAAGCCGACATACAGGTGATTCTACATGATGTTATCTCTCTTTTAAAATCAGAAGCAAGCCTGCATAATATCCAGATCGAATTCCAGGTCCAAAGTCATCCTGTCATGATTGAATGTGAGCCGAACCAGCTCAAGCAATTATTCATCAATATTGTAAAGAATGCGATTGAAGCATCTTCTGCAGGAGATGTCGTCGGCATCACACTTCAAAGCCATGATAACAAGGTAACCGTTATGGTCAAGGACGAGGGAGTGGGAATATCGAAAGAACTTCTCGAAAGAATTGGTGAACCTTTTTATTCATCCAAGGAAAAAGGTACTGGTCTCGGAATGACGGTCAGCTTCAAAATCGTCCAGTCCCATAATGGCACAATCAAGTTCAAAAGCGAGCCTGATATAGGGACAGAAGTGGTCGTCCAATTGCCGATCAAGCACGGAGACAAAGTGAACGGGCTGCAAGGCAAGAAAAACGGAAGCTCATTGGTGAGCCAATCAAAGAGCGGACAATAA